In one window of Thunnus thynnus chromosome 23, fThuThy2.1, whole genome shotgun sequence DNA:
- the tnnt2e gene encoding troponin T2e, cardiac, whose amino-acid sequence PDYVCSEVETQEEEEEAAPEVEEPPPAEEPPAEEPAHEEIPHVDEDDSKPKPKTFAPPMSVPKIPEGEKVDFDDIHRKRQEKDLAELQSLIEAHFIQRKKDEEELIALVNRIEKRRAERAEQLRIRTEQEKERQARLAEEKERKEQEEARRKQDEDAKKKKALTNRTQQYGGVQQRQDGKKGAKKQTEREKKRKILADRRKPLQVDHLSEDKLKEKANELWQWLLTLEAEKFDLGERLKRQKYDINVLQTRINEQQKFAKGRGKAKGRVR is encoded by the exons CCTGATTATGTCTGCTCAGAGGTAGAAACCCAGGAAGAGGAAG AGGAGGCTGCACCTGAAGTAGAAG AACCTCCTCCAGCAGAAG AACCTCCAGCAGAAg AGCCAGCACATGAAG AGATTCCACACGTAGATGAAG ATGACTCTAAACCCAAACCAAA GACATTTGCTCCACCTATGTCTGTGCCAAAGATACCTGAGGGAGAAAAAGTCGACTTTGAT GACATCCACAGGAAGCGTCAGGAGAAGGATCTGGCTGAGCTGCAGTCCCTGATCGAGGCCCACTTCATTCAGAGGAAGAAGGACGAGGAGGAGCTCATCGCTCTCGTTAACAGGATC GAAAAGCGTCGTGCTGAGAGGGCTGAACAGCTGAGGATCCGTACTGAGCAGGAAAAGGAGAGGCAGGCTCGTCTCGCT gaagaaaaggagaggaaggagcAAGAGGAAGCACGTAGGAAGCAGGATGAGGAtgccaagaagaagaaggcccTAACAAACAGGACTCAGCAGTATGGTGGCGTCCAACAGAGG CAAGATGGCAAAAAGGGAGCaaagaagcagacagagagagagaagaagaggaagatccTGGCGGACAGGAGGAAGCCTCTCCAAGTTGACCATCTCAGTGAGGACAAACTGAA GGAGAAGGCCAATGAGCTGTGGCAGTGGCTGCTGACACTGGAGGCTGAGAAGTTTGACCTTGGCGAGAGactgaaaagacagaaatatgat ATCAATGTACTCCAGACCCGAATCAATGAGCAGCAGAAGTT TGCCAAAGGAAGAGGCAAGGCCAAGGGCAGGGTGAGATAG